TCCTTCTCAACTCCTGCAGAAGTAACTCCTGTTTTGTAAAACTAAGAAgtcaaaataagtaaatacacaaatattttatCAGCCGTCGTCGGTGAAATcatgaaaaggagaggaggaagatgacgACGCCCGACTCACCTATGAtggacctggaggaggagatggaggagtggCCGTTCCGGATGGGCGGGGGCGGTGGAGGGGGTCCAGCCGGGGTTcgggaggaggacaaggaggaggatgatgatgatgagatggaggaggaagaggagggaggtggaggcggTTTGCCCGCTCGGCTGTGCGCCTCTGAGGCCGCAGAGCTGTGGACGCGGTacggaggaggggggggagggccGTCACGACCGCCGTTACGAGATCCAGAGGGGGCACCTGGGGAGCTGTggggaccacacacacaaaaacacacacaaacacacaatcaggATGACATGTGTGATGTTACTCTCCATGTTGTAGaaattaaaactattatttcaaagtgattTTGATGGATGTTGGTGCTAAAATGTAGCTTTTAGCACCAACATCCAGTAGTTTATAAacatattataaattatttttgacataattTCACGTTTAGATATTTTTAGCAGTCCGATACTAAGAAATGTTCCACTGTTGGTGCTTTCAAGGAGGCTCGGACATCTTGGATTTGGGAATCAGTTCTCTAAAAGCGACCTTATTTTATTGTCAGCAACTAAAAATCccattcttcttcttattttggatttttttttcttttttttttttttttttttcccatctgtGTTTGATTCCTCTACAATAAACAGCATACATTCTCACATGGAGAAGCTGGAAGCAGAGAGTGTTtagatttttgttaaataacttCACAAATTACTTCATTAACTGAATCAATCCATTTTAAATTGTTGAATATATACAGAACCACACGTAATGGTCCTTTAAATGCTGCAAAATAGTGATATTTAGCAATGTAAAACTGTTTGGATCATCACACAATAAACTCGTTGGCAAAACAGGCGTCACAGTCAATTTATAAAACAGCAGTAAAGCCCATAAGTCACCCATAACCAACCACGAGCTGTTGGTTACAGTAACGTTTTCTATGAATCAGTAACTGCTGTCTGAACCGGTTATAAATTGTGACTTGTGAGATAATTTCCAGTTCCACCAAACACAGCAGCCTCTGTGGAGCTCAAGCGCTTTtatcgctttggataaaagcgtctgctaaatgactgtaatgtaaaatgtaatgtaaaagtaacacgcaattttaacttttaaatatcagaaaataaaaataaacagcccAACGAGGAGCGCAGAACGGGAACAATGAGAGAAAACGAGACGTCCTGCataaaagatgaagaggagaagtgTGAGTGAAAGTGAAGAGGAATGCTGGAATATTCCACAGGGCTTCAGGAATGCAGAGAAACCAGGAGGC
Above is a window of Anoplopoma fimbria isolate UVic2021 breed Golden Eagle Sablefish unplaced genomic scaffold, Afim_UVic_2022 Un_contig_10324_pilon_pilon, whole genome shotgun sequence DNA encoding:
- the LOC129114358 gene encoding WAS/WASL-interacting protein family member 2-like, translating into SPGAPSGSRNGGRDGPPPPPPYRVHSSAASEAHSRAGKPPPPPSSSSSISSSSSSSLSSSRTPAGPPPPPPPIRNGHSSISSSRSIIDDFESKFNFHPIEDLPPPEEYRHFSKVYPSKTNKAMMRVAPPAPPVGR